In a single window of the Necator americanus strain Aroian chromosome X, whole genome shotgun sequence genome:
- a CDS encoding hypothetical protein (NECATOR_CHRX.G23406.T1) has product MRRTVHQCPADIVLAASGCPLTDLEYADDVVIFAENSTKLQHVVNLASKLAAAYGRLRLDKCKWITSRPRTGIRVDGQPVEPVDEFCYLGCMLKKNGSHEKDAVRPFQHSTR; this is encoded by the coding sequence atgcgaagaacagtccaccagtgtcctgccgacattgtcttagcagcatcagggtgccccttgactgacctcgagtacgccgacgatgttgttatattcgcggaaaacagtacgaaacttcagcatgttgtcaaccttgcatcgaagctggctgcagcctacggacgcCTACGCCTTGATAAATGCAAGTGGATcacttcgagacctcgaacgggaatcagggtggacggacaaccagTTGAAcccgtcgatgagttctgttacctgggctgtatgctgaagaaaaacGGCAGCCACGAGAAAGATGCAGTAAGGCCATTTCAACATTCAACTcgttaa
- a CDS encoding hypothetical protein (NECATOR_CHRX.G23407.T1), whose product MLRIYLSAIRPIMMYGSETWAAPSTVMERLDCTERKLLRRLLGYFWHRVCHNEDLYAEIDVVYWRMTRGRYQHLAPPSKAAKINRLRFFGHILRRPADRLVQRVLKSSSGSSWKKPPGRKRKFWTEVVKEDLRTLGVDRQFRREVRFRRTWNRDEWIDSVQALAEDREGWAELCLRTTPLGEDAGNRVRR is encoded by the coding sequence ATGTTACGAATCTatctatccgcaattcgccctatcatgatgtacggatcggagacttgggcagcaccatcaacggttatggagaggcttgactgcacggaacgaaagctgcttagacggctacttggctacttttggcatagggtatgccacaatgaagatctttacgcagaaattgatgtggtttactggcggatgacacgtggaagatatcaacatcttgcaccgccttcgaaagcggctaaaataaatcgtcttcgcttctttggtcatatattaaggagaccggcagatcgccttgtccaacgagttctgaagagttcgtcgggttcgagctggaagaagccacctggccgaaaacggaagttctggactgaagtggtaaaagaggacctgaggacactcggcgtggataggcagttcaggcgagaagtaaggtttcgcagaacatggaatagggacgaatggattgattctgtgcaagctcttgcagaagatcgagaaggttgggcagagctgtgtttaaGGACGACAcccctcggcgaagatgcgggtaatcgcgtcaggcgatga
- a CDS encoding hypothetical protein (NECATOR_CHRX.G23408.T1): protein MLPKQEPRSTSSTENRHGRSEKRRMQNEFLPCVHSCNSPDQEEALQCGLLHKVHPERCKGNAPGSNAAKKFAFASVETRPTYNSVCVARSTDDFNQEKRLRRKLRRQLQQDRDNKWTSKAMEFEVCGRTRARGKPMLY from the coding sequence ATGCTCCCAAAACAGGAACCGAGGAGTACctcctcaaccgaaaatcggCATGGGAGAtctgaaaaacgaagaatgcagaacgaatttTTGCCGTGTGTCCATTCATGTAACAGTCCGGACCAAGAAGAAGCGTTGCAATGCGGATtacttcacaaagtgcatccagaacgctgcaaaggaaacgctcccggCTCAAATGCCGCGaaaaagtttgcctttgcatctgtggAGACAAGacccacgtacaattctgtatgtgtcgcacGCAGCACTgatgacttcaaccaggaaaagcgtcttagaaggaagttgcgtcgtcaactgcaacaagaccgcgataacaaGTGGACGTCAAAGgcgatggagtttgaagtttgtgggaggacaagagcccgcggaaagcctatgctttactaa
- a CDS encoding hypothetical protein (NECATOR_CHRX.G23409.T1) codes for MKRCSPVLNTASGVAVGEATLPNWRKHFKTLVNRQVLLAPELEHVHRPTYAVNEKALSESEILLCIQKMTNGRSGENDGKC; via the coding sequence atgaaaagatgttctcctgtcctcaacactgccagtggagtagctgtcggtgaagcaacccttccaaatTGGAGGAAACATTTCAAGACCTTGGTGAACCGGCAAGTGCTGttagctcctgaactcgagcacgttcataggccgacatatgcggttaacgaaaAGGCACTGAGCGAGTCAGAGATTCTGCTCTGCATCCAAAAGATGACAAATGGAAGATCTGGTGAAAACGACgggaaatgctga
- a CDS encoding hypothetical protein (NECATOR_CHRX.G23410.T1), translated as MRDEQAGFRSGRSTIDQVFIVRRVIEIWQRYSKPIQLAFLDFEAAFDFPHRGRLLNALRADGVPGKFVRLLDDMNQRTTAAVRTPAGYTTPFEVVSGVRQGAVAGVFLFNFAIGEYNAAMRRTVDQCPTDIVLAPSRCPLPDLKYADDVIFAESSTKLQHVVNLVSKLAAVYGLRLPSDKWKQMWISSRPRTGIRVDGQPIELVDEFCYLGCMLEKNGSHEKDAVRPFQHSTR; from the coding sequence atgcgcgacgagcaagctggctttcgttctggtcgatctacgattgaccaggtgttcatcgtcagaagagtgatcgaaatctggcagcggtattcgaagccaatacaactagcgtttctggactttgaagccgcgttcgactttcctcaccgaggccgtcttctcaacgcgctccgcgccgatggagtaccaggtaagttcgttcgcttgcttgatgacatgaatcaacgaacaactgctgcagttcgaacaccagccggatatACAACACCGTTCGAGGTGGTatctggagtaagacaaggggcagtggcaggggtcttcctgttcaactttgctATCGGCGAATACAATGCGGcgatgcgaagaacagtcgatcagtgtcCTACCGACATCGTCTTAGCGCCATCAAGGTGCCCCTTGCCTGATCTcaagtacgccgacgatgttatattcgcggaaagcagtacgaaacttcaacatgttgtcaaccttgtatcgaagctggctgcagtcTATGGATTACGTCTACCCTCTGATAAATggaagcagatgtggatctcttcgagacctcgaacgggaatcagggtggacggacaaccaattgaactcgtcgatgagttttgttacctgggctgtatgctggaGAAAAACGGCAGCCACGAGAAAGATGCAGTAAGGCCATTTCAACATTCAACTcgttaa
- a CDS encoding hypothetical protein (NECATOR_CHRX.G23411.T1): MSKMSTPSLEVQSTLEVPVRDYPIEDEDRSEYPMELDFDLLRRLVETDNHIMYQTTRELTFTGGPNGWSVHGVAYWELLAEGYTRRPHLATEEFKRKSGKCTPATARSLLPARQRSAAHCKNDQGRTDEVWLDHFITIIVFPRLGSLGLPPFFYLRRHLNGHNFQTRDEIKTALEQVFKDQSPAFWRKDIHDLPKCRQKTIDASGAYLK; the protein is encoded by the exons ATGTCTAAAATGAGCACGCCCTCGTTAGAAGTACAGTCAACACTCGAAGTTCCCGTCAGGGACTATCCCATCGAAGATGAAGACCGTTCGGAATACCCGATGGAGTTGGATTTTGACTTGCTGCGGAGACTGGTGGAAACCGACAATCATATCATGTATCAAACCACTCGCGAACTGACATTCACCGGTGGGCCCAATGGG TGGAGCGTACACGGCGTCGCATACTGGGAGCTGCTCGCTGAGGGATATACAAGACGTCCACATTTAGCAACTGAGGAATTTAAACGCAAATCTGGAAAATGCACGCCCGCAACAGCACgaagtctacttccagcaCGACAACGCTCGGCTGCACATTGCAAGAACGACCAAGGCCGAACTGATGAAGTTTGGCTGGACCATTTCATCACAATCATCGTATTCCCCAGACTTGGCTCCCTCGGATTACCACCTTTTTTCTATCTCCGACGTCATCTGAATGGTCACAATTTCCAAACCCGCGACGAAATCAAAACGGCACTCGAGCAGGTCTTCAAGGATCAGTCCCCAGCGTTCTGGAGAAAAGACATTCATGATCTGCCTAAATGTCGGCAGAAGACTATCGATGCCAGTGGGGCATACCTCAAATGA
- a CDS encoding hypothetical protein (NECATOR_CHRX.G23411.T2), whose translation MSTPSLEVQSTLEVPVRDYPIEDEDRSEYPMELDFDLLRRLVETDNHIMYQTTRELTFTGGPNGWSVHGVAYWELLAEGYTRRPHLATEEFKRKSGKCTPATARSLLPARQRSAAHCKNDQGRTDEVWLDHFITIIVFPRLGSLGLPPFFYLRRHLNGHNFQTRDEIKTALEQVFKDQSPAFWRKDIHDLPKCRQKTIDASGAYLK comes from the exons ATGAGCACGCCCTCGTTAGAAGTACAGTCAACACTCGAAGTTCCCGTCAGGGACTATCCCATCGAAGATGAAGACCGTTCGGAATACCCGATGGAGTTGGATTTTGACTTGCTGCGGAGACTGGTGGAAACCGACAATCATATCATGTATCAAACCACTCGCGAACTGACATTCACCGGTGGGCCCAATGGG TGGAGCGTACACGGCGTCGCATACTGGGAGCTGCTCGCTGAGGGATATACAAGACGTCCACATTTAGCAACTGAGGAATTTAAACGCAAATCTGGAAAATGCACGCCCGCAACAGCACgaagtctacttccagcaCGACAACGCTCGGCTGCACATTGCAAGAACGACCAAGGCCGAACTGATGAAGTTTGGCTGGACCATTTCATCACAATCATCGTATTCCCCAGACTTGGCTCCCTCGGATTACCACCTTTTTTCTATCTCCGACGTCATCTGAATGGTCACAATTTCCAAACCCGCGACGAAATCAAAACGGCACTCGAGCAGGTCTTCAAGGATCAGTCCCCAGCGTTCTGGAGAAAAGACATTCATGATCTGCCTAAATGTCGGCAGAAGACTATCGATGCCAGTGGGGCATACCTCAAATGA
- a CDS encoding hypothetical protein (NECATOR_CHRX.G23412.T1), with amino-acid sequence MENDLKEELNRRMRTAWAVFARVRKAKDQLAYQDLGAHLFELTIPPALCYKGETWTGTRKLLTTHKVLERSLLKFNRCTQHQTGLRALDFRKMSCLRDLANIYYISKAKHG; translated from the coding sequence ATGGAGAACGAcctgaaggaagaactgaatagaaggatgagaacAGCGTGGGCAGTATTCGCACGCGTCAGAAAAGCCAAGGACCAACTGGCGTACCAAGATCTcggtgcccatctgttcgagtTGACAATTCCTCCTGCGCTCTGCTATAAAGGGGAGACGTGGACGGGCACCAGGAAGCTACTCACTACCCACAAAGTCCTTGAGAGAtcccttctgaagtttaaccggtgCACACAACATCAAACCGGTCTTCGTGCACTCGACTTTAGAAAAATGTCCTGTCTTCGCGACCTAGcgaatatatattatatatcgaaagcaaagcatggATAG